A window from Salvia miltiorrhiza cultivar Shanhuang (shh) chromosome 2, IMPLAD_Smil_shh, whole genome shotgun sequence encodes these proteins:
- the LOC131012861 gene encoding putative late blight resistance protein homolog R1B-8, with translation MGMEVIVLTTRLSNVASDCVSSSCFTMKPLDEDQSWVMFCRNAFQQEHCPYPQLQSVGNEIVRLCRGLPLSIVVIGGFLLKSPRTVGLWEDVAKNIKSISNSTEKQEILDVLSLSYSHLPSLLKPCLLYMGIFREDHEIRARIIKLWVAEGFIKPKRAQMLEEIVEGYLNDLVDKNLVLVGRHRSNGKNRSCRLHDLIRDLCLKVSENDKFFYAKRALDNMTKERRFICHDFIEMSDALKSAQLLRSLVCRGSKLPVVFNLLTMASDCCAEDIMQNLNLRCLTYRPLVFSTFLLQYPSFGTCKH, from the coding sequence ATGGGAATGGAAGTGATCGTTTTAACTACTAGGTTGTCTAACGTGGCTAGTGATTGTGTCTCTAGTTCTTGCTTCACCATGAAACCTTTAGATGAGGATCAAAGTTGGGTGATGTTTTGCCGAAACGCTTTCCAGCAAGAACATTGCCCTTATCCTCAACTACAAAGTGTGGGAAAcgagattgttagattgtgcAGAGGACTACCCTTGTCAATTGTTGTGATTGGAGGGTTTCTTCTCAAATCGCCTAGGACTGTAGGATTGTGGGAGGATGTTGCGAAGAATATAAAATCAATCTCCAATTCAACAGAGAAGCAAGAGATCTTAGATGTGTTATCTTTAAGCTACAGTCACTTGCCCTCTCTCCTGAAGCCATGTTTGCTTTATATGGGGATTTTTCGGGAGGACCATGAGATCCGTGCACGAATCATCAAACTTTGGGTTGCTGAAGGATTTATCAAACCAAAGAGAGCCCAAATGTTAGAAGAGATTGTAGAGGGGTACCTGAATGACCTAGTCGACAAGAATCTTGTTCTTGTTGGCAGGCATCGATCTAATGGGAAGAATAGGTCTTGTCGACTTCATGATCTGATAAGAGATCTGTGTTTGAAAGTCTCTGAGAATGACAAGTTCTTCTATGCCAAAAGGGCACTCGACAACATGACCAAGGAGCGTCGCTTCATATGTCATGACTTCATCGAGATGTCTGATGCTCTGAAGTCAGCGCAGCTTCTTCGTTCTCTGGTATGCAGAGGGTCGAAGCTGCCGGTTGTGTTTAACTTGTTGACTATGGCTAGCGACTGTTGTGCGGAAGATATAATGCAGAACTTGAACCTGCGGTGCCTTACTTACCGACCTTTGGTTTTCTCCACCTtccttcttcaatatccttcatTTGGAACCTGCAAACATTGA
- the LOC131007910 gene encoding disease resistance protein RPP13-like has product MDAVEEKQPFTTTGKASPVGLEDDVIHVMDKLTIHQPKQHIISIVGMGGTGKTTLALNVYENSLIKEHFDIRAWAIVSQQYSAQEIFSKLLSSIGQSGSGNDLGLKLHQTLSGRRY; this is encoded by the coding sequence ATGGATGCTGTGGAGGAGAAACAACCTTTTACCACCACCGGAAAGGCTTCTCCGGTGGGACTTGAAGACGACGTGATCCACGTCATGGACAAGCTCACCATACATCAACCCAAGCAGCACATCATCTCGATTGTGGGGATGGGCGGCACGGGTAAGACCACGCTTGCCCTAAATGTTTACGAAAATTCACTCATCAAGGAACACTTTGACATTCGTGCTTGGGCTATTGTATCTCAACAATACAGTGCACAAGAAATCTTTTCAAAACTTCTCTCTAGCATAGGGCAAAGTGGAAGTGGAAATGATTTAGGGCTAAAGTTGCATCAAACTTTATCGGGTAGAAGATATTGA